Proteins co-encoded in one Pseudochaenichthys georgianus chromosome 22, fPseGeo1.2, whole genome shotgun sequence genomic window:
- the ktn1 gene encoding kinectin isoform X1, translated as MALDIYDSQYLLILAPTLVIALMFLFFWLFMKETSYDEVLARQKRDLKLPPSKPDTRKKNDKKKSKKRESASGGGGGGGRGGGESEEDLQDFDLADGTNAMEVEEESTPVATPDPAPETPTPYVPVSVSPEAPVGLRERKKKDKKAAKAAAAAAAAASSEEPEMNGSKPVSRKSEQTLSAGKQSSPPSPLLEVEVQVQSVQAPVQAQTPPQTSGKKKDKKKQKAEPVAVDDQQPEAKSEPAPVKKEAPIVAETKVLDGATPVATSGKKKNSSKKQKTEHVDEAHVLADLAASANHQAGHNNDAPAKGSGKKQKNETDKENTGVKLKELLSGLSSLALSEAEAVSVMTLLREKSPNALDACFKSAARPDPALQERERLLTTVQEEASIAKDKVKQLSQELHIEKQKTSRVEAVMRDQRAAVEKELGSMQGKAQGSYQELQSMQIKFQQVREQLESQITRLQQENGILRDAVSSATNQMESKNSAELNNLRSEYTGLMKELADNNSKLQQEEHQRKSLEVNYKQNVSQLEAQLQDAKRSWEELQKFLHNVNTEREKLQASNQDLHSQLVAVETEMNNKNKEIQTIHSSLTEAMVSKERLEQRVMELMDDGMLMSQHSMPDDVLQGRVQDLINENQGLQVQSETLQVQNEALQAQMSTQVSHVSHFEELQKLLAEKELQRKSLEDSLNAERSGGATRETSMQALHNDNMSMKAEVQNLQNLISDQTASQIALDQFQMSVREKEDNMKTVEDLLEKGLIEVANKEEELKAVREENKGLKQEMEALKTMTAEQAPSESMIEDLQSMIQEKDVKLQSVEESLQTAQESSSTREKAVEALEQQLAALQTEMEQLRQKETTQVSSSDAELQKLHAQLAAKDQEIQMLQAEMEARTKAVSEQVEQMQQQQSQAAVPSTELLSALTEKDKQVSDLQAELAELRDSVELHRKKNNELREKNWSAMEALSATESILQGKLSKAVKENQTALEMCQAECRDVLQRLLPHVPLPSEQNHQEWLHRFEGAVAESSAALSTPASGDSERAAEKLKEAEEAQKILQKDCETYKKVLAETEGILQRLQNSVELEESRWKVKLEASQGELKEVCVQMNQKVTLMDQEIERLTEGAELENLRREKQHLESELERAEQESATYVTEVRELKDLLTELQTRLDGSYTEAFRQNEELNLLKTQLTETLSKLETEESERQKVAGDLYTAQQSLDLIQGELSKVTENADGLIENSSLSSQTEEIDRKEKMTAGLNQTVRELQQLLQGVSRKLTKREEEEADKGLPKV; from the exons ATGGCGCTGGATATCTACGACTCTCAGTACCTGCTCATCCTGGCCCCCACCCTGGTCATCGCCCTGATGTTCCTCTTCTTCTGGCTCTTCATGAAGGAGACCTCCTACGATGAGGTGTTGGCCCGGCAGAAACGAGACCTCAAGCTACCACCATCCAAGCCAGACACGCGTAAGAAGAATGACAAGAAGAAGAGCAAGAAGAGGGAGAGTGctagtggaggaggaggaggcggcggcagaggtggaggagagtctgaAGAGGATCTGCAGGACTTTGATTTGGCTGATGGTACCAACGCTATGGAGGTAGAAGAGGAATCTACACCAGTGGCTACACCAGATCCAGCTCCAGAGACGCCTACTCCTTACGTGCCGGTCTCTGTGTCACCTGAGGCTCCTGTTGGTCtgagggagaggaagaagaaggacaAGAAGGCCGCCAAGGCtgctgcggctgctgctgctgcagcttcctCTGAGGAGCCAGAGATGAACGGATCCAAGCCGGTGAGCCGCAAGTCAGAGCAAACTCTGTCTGCGGGCAAACAGTCcagccccccctctcccctgctTGAGGTTGAGGTCCAGGTCCAATCTGTCCAGGCTCCTGTTCAGGCTCAGACACCTCCCCAAACCTCTGGGAAGAAGAAGGACAAGAAGAAACAAAAAGCAGAGCCTG TTGCAGTGGATGACCAGCAGCCTGAGGCTAAGTCCGAGCCGGCCCCAGTGAAGAAGGAAGCTCCTATTGTGGCGGAAACCAAAGTTCTGGACGGTGCAACCCCTGTTGCTACGAGTGGCAAGAAGAAGAACTCCTCCAAGAAGCAGAAGACCGAGCATG TTGACGAAGCCCATGTTCTGGCAGATTTGGCGGCTTCTGCCAACCACCAGGCAGGTCATAACAACGATGCACCAGCTAAAGGGAGTGGCAAGAAACAGAAGAATGAGACCGACAAAG AGAACACCGGGGTGAAGCTGAAGGAGTTGCTGTCTGGTCTGTCCAGCCTCGCTCTGTCAGAGGCCGAGGCCGTCAGTGTGATGACTCTTCTCCGGGAAAAGAGCCCCAATGCTTTGGATGCCTGCTTCAAA TCTGCAGCCAGGCCTGACCCAGCTCTACAGGAGCGAGAGAGACTTCTTACAACTGTACAAGAGGAGGCGTCCATTGCCAAGGACAAAGTGAAGCAGCTTAGCCAG GAGCTTCATATTGAGAAGCAGAAGACATCCCGAGTGGAGGCCGTGATGAGGGACCAACGTGCAGCCGTGGAGAAAGAACTGGGGAGCATGCAGGGCAAAGCACAGGGCAGCTACCAGGAGCTCCAGTCCATGCAGATCAAG TTCCAGCAGGTGAGGGAGCAGCTGGAAAGCCAGATCACTCGACTGCAGCAGGAGAACGGCATCCTGAGGGATGCAGTCAGCTCTGCCACCAACCAGATGGAGAGCAA GAATTCAGCAGAGCTGAACAATCTGCGTTCTGAGTACACCGGTCTGATGAAAGAGCTGGCAGACAACAACAGCAAGCTGCAGCAGGAGGAGCACCAGAGGAAGTCACTGGAGGTCAACTACAAGCAGAACGTGTCCCAGCTGGAG GCCCAGCTGCAGGATGCGAAGAGAAGCTGGGAAGAACTGCAGAAATTCCTCCACAATGTCAACACTGAGAGGGAGAAGCTCCAGGCCTCAAACCAAG atCTGCACAGCCAGCTGGTTGCAGTGGAGACGGAGATGAACAACAAGAACAAGGAGATCCAGACCATACACAGCAGCCTGACTGAAGCCATGGTGTCCAAGGAGCGGCTGGAGCAGAGAGTGATGGAGCTGATGGATGATGGCATGCTGATGTCCCAGCACAGCATGCCTGATGACGTGCTGCAAGGCCGGGTTCAG GACCTTATTAATGAAAACCAAGGTCTTCAGGTCCAGAGCGAGACCCTGCAAGTCCAGAACGAGGCCCTGCAGGCCCAGATGTCTACACAG GTCAGCCATGTATCTCACTTTGAGGAGCTACAGAAGCT GTTGGCTGAGAAGGAGTTGCAGAGAAAGAGTCTGGAGGATTCTCTAAATGCCGAGAGGAGCGGTGGGGCCACTAGAGAAACGAGTATGCAG gcCTTGCACAATGATAACATGTCCATGAAGGCAGAGGTTCAGAATCTGCAGAATCTGATTTCTGATCAG ACTGCCTCCCAAATAGCCTTGGACCAGTTCCAGATGAG TGTTCGGGAAAAGGAAGACAACATGAAAACTGTGGAGGACCTGCTGGAGAAGGGGCTGATCGAGGTGGCCAACAAGGAGGAGGAGCTCAAG GCTGTAAGAGAGGAAAACAAGGgactaaaacaggaaatggaggCCTTAAAGACAATGACAGCGGAACAG GCACCATCAGAGTCAATGATAGAAGATCTCCAGAGCAT GATCCAGGAGAAGGATGTGAAGCTACAGTCAGTGGAGGAGAGTCTACAGACGGCACAGGAGAGCAGCTCTACCAGAGAGAAGGCGGTAGAG GCTCTGGAGCAGCAGTTGGCTGCCCTGCAGACAGAGATGGAGCAGCTGAGACAGAAGGAGACAACACAAGTGTCCAGTTCTGATGCCGAGCTCCAAAAACTCCATGCTCA GCTGGCAGCAAAGGACCAAGAGATCCAGATGCTGCAGGCTGAGATGGAGGCGAGGACAAAGGCAGTGAGTGAGCAGGTGGAGCAGATGCAGCAACAG CAGTCCCAGGCAGCAGTGCCAAGCACAGAGCTTCTATCAGC GTTGACAGAGAAGGACAAGCAGGTCTCAGATCTGCAGGCTGAGCTGGCCGAGCTGAGAGACTCCGTGGAGCTTCACAGGAAGAAGAACAAC GAGCTTCGGGAGAAAAACTGGAGTGCTATGGAAGCTCTGTCAGCCACCGAATCCATACTTCAAGGGAAACTCAGCAAAGCTGTCAAG GAGAACCAGACAGCACTGGAAATGTGTCAGGCCGAGTGTCGAGATGTTCTGCAGAGACTTCTGCCCCATGTGCCTCTGCCCAGTGAGCAG AACCACCAAGAGTGGCTTCACAGATTTGAGGGGGCAGTAGCTGAAAGCTCAGCTGCACTATCCACCCCTGCATCAGGGGACTCTGAG AGAGCGGCTGAGAAGCTGAAGGAAGCGGAGGAAGCACAAAAGATCCTACAGAAAGACTGCGAGACGTACAAGAAGGTGTTGGCAGAGACG GAGGGCATCCTGCAGCGCCTGCAGAACAGCGTGGAGCTGGAGGAGTCCCGCTGGAAGGTGAAGCTGGAGGCATCTCAGGGAGAGCTCAAagaggtgtgtgttcag atGAACCAGAAAGTCACACTTATGGATCAGGAGATTGAGAGACTAACTGAAGGGGCCGAGTTGGAAAAT CTTAGAAGAGAAAAGCAGCACTTGGAGTCTGAGCTGGAGAGAGCAGAGCAGGAGAGTGCCACCTATGTAACAGAGGTCAGAGAG CTCAAAGATCTGTTGACTGAATTGCAGACCAGACTTGATGGCTCATATACAGAGGCGTTCAGACAGAATGAGGAGCTGAACTTG CTGAAAACCCAGCTCACTGAGACTCTGTCTAAGCTGGAGACAGAAGAGAGCGAGAGGCAAAAAGTGGCAGGTGACCTGTACACG GCCCAGCAGTCTCTTGATCTGATCCAGGGGGAGCTCTCCAAGGTGACGGAAAACGCTGATGGCCTGATAGAGAATAGCAGTCTCTCGTCACAAACC GAAGAGATTGACAGAAAGGAGAAAATGACTGCAGGACTAAACCAAACCGTTCGAGAGCTGCAGCAGCTGCTACAAGGCGTCAGCAGGAAACTCAccaagagagaggaagag GAGGCTGACAAAGGTCTGCCCAAGGTATAG
- the ktn1 gene encoding kinectin isoform X5 yields the protein MALDIYDSQYLLILAPTLVIALMFLFFWLFMKETSYDEVLARQKRDLKLPPSKPDTRKKNDKKKSKKRESASGGGGGGGRGGGESEEDLQDFDLADGTNAMEVEEESTPVATPDPAPETPTPYVPVSVSPEAPVGLRERKKKDKKAAKAAAAAAAAASSEEPEMNGSKPVSRKSEQTLSAGKQSSPPSPLLEVEVQVQSVQAPVQAQTPPQTSGKKKDKKKQKAEPVAVDDQQPEAKSEPAPVKKEAPIVAETKVLDGATPVATSGKKKNSSKKQKTEHVDEAHVLADLAASANHQAGHNNDAPAKGSGKKQKNETDKENTGVKLKELLSGLSSLALSEAEAVSVMTLLREKSPNALDACFKSAARPDPALQERERLLTTVQEEASIAKDKVKQLSQELHIEKQKTSRVEAVMRDQRAAVEKELGSMQGKAQGSYQELQSMQIKFQQVREQLESQITRLQQENGILRDAVSSATNQMESKNSAELNNLRSEYTGLMKELADNNSKLQQEEHQRKSLEVNYKQNVSQLEAQLQDAKRSWEELQKFLHNVNTEREKLQASNQDLHSQLVAVETEMNNKNKEIQTIHSSLTEAMVSKERLEQRVMELMDDGMLMSQHSMPDDVLQGRVQDLINENQGLQVQSETLQVQNEALQAQMSTQVSHVSHFEELQKLLAEKELQRKSLEDSLNAERSGGATRETSMQALHNDNMSMKAEVQNLQNLISDQTASQIALDQFQMSVREKEDNMKTVEDLLEKGLIEVANKEEELKAVREENKGLKQEMEALKTMTAEQAPSESMIEDLQSMIQEKDVKLQSVEESLQTAQESSSTREKAVEALEQQLAALQTEMEQLRQKETTQVSSSDAELQKLHAQLAAKDQEIQMLQAEMEARTKAVSEQVEQMQQQQSQAAVPSTELLSALTEKDKQVSDLQAELAELRDSVELHRKKNNELREKNWSAMEALSATESILQGKLSKAVKENQTALEMCQAECRDVLQRLLPHVPLPSEQNHQEWLHRFEGAVAESSAALSTPASGDSERAAEKLKEAEEAQKILQKDCETYKKVLAETEGILQRLQNSVELEESRWKVKLEASQGELKEVCVQMNQKVTLMDQEIERLTEGAELENLRREKQHLESELERAEQESATYVTEVRELKTQLTETLSKLETEESERQKVAGDLYTAQQSLDLIQGELSKVTENADGLIENSSLSSQTEEIDRKEKMTAGLNQTVRELQQLLQGVSRKLTKREEEEADKGLPKV from the exons ATGGCGCTGGATATCTACGACTCTCAGTACCTGCTCATCCTGGCCCCCACCCTGGTCATCGCCCTGATGTTCCTCTTCTTCTGGCTCTTCATGAAGGAGACCTCCTACGATGAGGTGTTGGCCCGGCAGAAACGAGACCTCAAGCTACCACCATCCAAGCCAGACACGCGTAAGAAGAATGACAAGAAGAAGAGCAAGAAGAGGGAGAGTGctagtggaggaggaggaggcggcggcagaggtggaggagagtctgaAGAGGATCTGCAGGACTTTGATTTGGCTGATGGTACCAACGCTATGGAGGTAGAAGAGGAATCTACACCAGTGGCTACACCAGATCCAGCTCCAGAGACGCCTACTCCTTACGTGCCGGTCTCTGTGTCACCTGAGGCTCCTGTTGGTCtgagggagaggaagaagaaggacaAGAAGGCCGCCAAGGCtgctgcggctgctgctgctgcagcttcctCTGAGGAGCCAGAGATGAACGGATCCAAGCCGGTGAGCCGCAAGTCAGAGCAAACTCTGTCTGCGGGCAAACAGTCcagccccccctctcccctgctTGAGGTTGAGGTCCAGGTCCAATCTGTCCAGGCTCCTGTTCAGGCTCAGACACCTCCCCAAACCTCTGGGAAGAAGAAGGACAAGAAGAAACAAAAAGCAGAGCCTG TTGCAGTGGATGACCAGCAGCCTGAGGCTAAGTCCGAGCCGGCCCCAGTGAAGAAGGAAGCTCCTATTGTGGCGGAAACCAAAGTTCTGGACGGTGCAACCCCTGTTGCTACGAGTGGCAAGAAGAAGAACTCCTCCAAGAAGCAGAAGACCGAGCATG TTGACGAAGCCCATGTTCTGGCAGATTTGGCGGCTTCTGCCAACCACCAGGCAGGTCATAACAACGATGCACCAGCTAAAGGGAGTGGCAAGAAACAGAAGAATGAGACCGACAAAG AGAACACCGGGGTGAAGCTGAAGGAGTTGCTGTCTGGTCTGTCCAGCCTCGCTCTGTCAGAGGCCGAGGCCGTCAGTGTGATGACTCTTCTCCGGGAAAAGAGCCCCAATGCTTTGGATGCCTGCTTCAAA TCTGCAGCCAGGCCTGACCCAGCTCTACAGGAGCGAGAGAGACTTCTTACAACTGTACAAGAGGAGGCGTCCATTGCCAAGGACAAAGTGAAGCAGCTTAGCCAG GAGCTTCATATTGAGAAGCAGAAGACATCCCGAGTGGAGGCCGTGATGAGGGACCAACGTGCAGCCGTGGAGAAAGAACTGGGGAGCATGCAGGGCAAAGCACAGGGCAGCTACCAGGAGCTCCAGTCCATGCAGATCAAG TTCCAGCAGGTGAGGGAGCAGCTGGAAAGCCAGATCACTCGACTGCAGCAGGAGAACGGCATCCTGAGGGATGCAGTCAGCTCTGCCACCAACCAGATGGAGAGCAA GAATTCAGCAGAGCTGAACAATCTGCGTTCTGAGTACACCGGTCTGATGAAAGAGCTGGCAGACAACAACAGCAAGCTGCAGCAGGAGGAGCACCAGAGGAAGTCACTGGAGGTCAACTACAAGCAGAACGTGTCCCAGCTGGAG GCCCAGCTGCAGGATGCGAAGAGAAGCTGGGAAGAACTGCAGAAATTCCTCCACAATGTCAACACTGAGAGGGAGAAGCTCCAGGCCTCAAACCAAG atCTGCACAGCCAGCTGGTTGCAGTGGAGACGGAGATGAACAACAAGAACAAGGAGATCCAGACCATACACAGCAGCCTGACTGAAGCCATGGTGTCCAAGGAGCGGCTGGAGCAGAGAGTGATGGAGCTGATGGATGATGGCATGCTGATGTCCCAGCACAGCATGCCTGATGACGTGCTGCAAGGCCGGGTTCAG GACCTTATTAATGAAAACCAAGGTCTTCAGGTCCAGAGCGAGACCCTGCAAGTCCAGAACGAGGCCCTGCAGGCCCAGATGTCTACACAG GTCAGCCATGTATCTCACTTTGAGGAGCTACAGAAGCT GTTGGCTGAGAAGGAGTTGCAGAGAAAGAGTCTGGAGGATTCTCTAAATGCCGAGAGGAGCGGTGGGGCCACTAGAGAAACGAGTATGCAG gcCTTGCACAATGATAACATGTCCATGAAGGCAGAGGTTCAGAATCTGCAGAATCTGATTTCTGATCAG ACTGCCTCCCAAATAGCCTTGGACCAGTTCCAGATGAG TGTTCGGGAAAAGGAAGACAACATGAAAACTGTGGAGGACCTGCTGGAGAAGGGGCTGATCGAGGTGGCCAACAAGGAGGAGGAGCTCAAG GCTGTAAGAGAGGAAAACAAGGgactaaaacaggaaatggaggCCTTAAAGACAATGACAGCGGAACAG GCACCATCAGAGTCAATGATAGAAGATCTCCAGAGCAT GATCCAGGAGAAGGATGTGAAGCTACAGTCAGTGGAGGAGAGTCTACAGACGGCACAGGAGAGCAGCTCTACCAGAGAGAAGGCGGTAGAG GCTCTGGAGCAGCAGTTGGCTGCCCTGCAGACAGAGATGGAGCAGCTGAGACAGAAGGAGACAACACAAGTGTCCAGTTCTGATGCCGAGCTCCAAAAACTCCATGCTCA GCTGGCAGCAAAGGACCAAGAGATCCAGATGCTGCAGGCTGAGATGGAGGCGAGGACAAAGGCAGTGAGTGAGCAGGTGGAGCAGATGCAGCAACAG CAGTCCCAGGCAGCAGTGCCAAGCACAGAGCTTCTATCAGC GTTGACAGAGAAGGACAAGCAGGTCTCAGATCTGCAGGCTGAGCTGGCCGAGCTGAGAGACTCCGTGGAGCTTCACAGGAAGAAGAACAAC GAGCTTCGGGAGAAAAACTGGAGTGCTATGGAAGCTCTGTCAGCCACCGAATCCATACTTCAAGGGAAACTCAGCAAAGCTGTCAAG GAGAACCAGACAGCACTGGAAATGTGTCAGGCCGAGTGTCGAGATGTTCTGCAGAGACTTCTGCCCCATGTGCCTCTGCCCAGTGAGCAG AACCACCAAGAGTGGCTTCACAGATTTGAGGGGGCAGTAGCTGAAAGCTCAGCTGCACTATCCACCCCTGCATCAGGGGACTCTGAG AGAGCGGCTGAGAAGCTGAAGGAAGCGGAGGAAGCACAAAAGATCCTACAGAAAGACTGCGAGACGTACAAGAAGGTGTTGGCAGAGACG GAGGGCATCCTGCAGCGCCTGCAGAACAGCGTGGAGCTGGAGGAGTCCCGCTGGAAGGTGAAGCTGGAGGCATCTCAGGGAGAGCTCAAagaggtgtgtgttcag atGAACCAGAAAGTCACACTTATGGATCAGGAGATTGAGAGACTAACTGAAGGGGCCGAGTTGGAAAAT CTTAGAAGAGAAAAGCAGCACTTGGAGTCTGAGCTGGAGAGAGCAGAGCAGGAGAGTGCCACCTATGTAACAGAGGTCAGAGAG CTGAAAACCCAGCTCACTGAGACTCTGTCTAAGCTGGAGACAGAAGAGAGCGAGAGGCAAAAAGTGGCAGGTGACCTGTACACG GCCCAGCAGTCTCTTGATCTGATCCAGGGGGAGCTCTCCAAGGTGACGGAAAACGCTGATGGCCTGATAGAGAATAGCAGTCTCTCGTCACAAACC GAAGAGATTGACAGAAAGGAGAAAATGACTGCAGGACTAAACCAAACCGTTCGAGAGCTGCAGCAGCTGCTACAAGGCGTCAGCAGGAAACTCAccaagagagaggaagag GAGGCTGACAAAGGTCTGCCCAAGGTATAG